The following coding sequences are from one Paenibacillus sp. JDR-2 window:
- a CDS encoding methylenetetrahydrofolate reductase: MLKDKILNRQAGIITYGMTPPKSSHTPEKLAEISEKQYERLKNLDIDGLILYDVQDEADRTDEERPFPYLEALDPTSYSKNYLNYWKVPKIIYRVVGNNSEESFAEWLKQDAEEDRFSVFVGTSSSKQQTTMKLPEAYELSKKLNDRLTLGGVVIPERHMKKNDEHLRIRDKVDGGCKFFISQATFNVEASKNMLSDYYYYCQEQGIETVPILFNLAPCGSQKTLEFMKWLGISIPKWLENDLIKSTDILDKSVALSLKIFEELFEFGIEKGIPIGCSIESVSTRKVEIEASVQLVKDIKNMIDRKLGVHAIV; this comes from the coding sequence ATGCTTAAGGATAAAATTTTGAACAGACAGGCGGGCATTATTACTTACGGCATGACTCCGCCCAAATCAAGCCATACGCCGGAGAAGCTGGCCGAAATATCGGAAAAGCAATACGAGCGTCTGAAAAATCTCGATATTGACGGCCTGATCCTGTACGACGTTCAGGATGAAGCGGACCGGACGGATGAGGAGAGACCTTTCCCGTACCTGGAAGCGCTGGATCCCACTTCGTACAGCAAGAACTACCTGAACTACTGGAAGGTTCCCAAAATTATTTACCGCGTGGTGGGCAATAACTCGGAAGAAAGCTTCGCGGAATGGCTGAAGCAGGATGCCGAAGAGGACCGCTTCTCGGTCTTTGTTGGTACTTCCTCGAGCAAGCAGCAGACTACGATGAAGCTGCCGGAAGCCTACGAGCTCAGCAAAAAGCTGAACGACCGCTTAACGCTGGGCGGCGTCGTTATTCCCGAGCGTCACATGAAGAAGAATGACGAGCATCTCCGCATCAGGGATAAGGTAGACGGCGGATGCAAGTTCTTTATTTCTCAGGCGACTTTTAATGTGGAAGCATCGAAGAATATGTTGTCCGACTACTACTATTATTGCCAAGAGCAGGGCATTGAGACCGTGCCGATTCTATTCAACTTAGCGCCATGCGGTTCACAGAAAACGCTTGAGTTCATGAAGTGGCTGGGCATCAGCATTCCGAAGTGGCTGGAGAATGACCTGATCAAGTCCACCGATATTTTGGACAAGTCGGTTGCGCTGTCGCTGAAAATCTTCGAAGAGCTGTTTGAGTTCGGCATCGAGAAGGGCATCCCGATTGGCTGCAGTATCGAAAGCGTATCGACGCGCAAAGTGGAGATTGAGGCTTCGGTGCAGCTGGTGAAAGACATTAAAAATATGATTGACCGTAAACTTGGCGTTCACGCCATTGTATAA
- a CDS encoding DUF402 domain-containing protein, which yields MNNSVQIKALKHGDLLHYEWSTDLLEEGDGYVFVLGRYGRKLQHHTKKSVFTVNNWSIEFFSSKHWFTVSAAVVDGQINEYYCNINQPALINGSEISFVDYDLDLVQRGGEWMVIDEDEFADNAIKFGYSEQLMKQVREELAGLQTRVAERQFPFDGTIERLMARIPDQQANVTNPTV from the coding sequence GTGAATAATTCGGTTCAAATAAAAGCGTTGAAACACGGTGATCTCCTGCATTACGAATGGAGCACCGATCTGCTGGAGGAAGGGGACGGCTACGTGTTTGTCCTTGGCCGATACGGCAGGAAGCTTCAGCATCATACGAAAAAATCAGTGTTTACCGTAAACAACTGGTCGATCGAGTTTTTCTCGAGCAAGCATTGGTTTACCGTCAGCGCGGCTGTTGTAGACGGCCAAATTAATGAATATTATTGCAATATTAATCAGCCTGCGCTCATTAACGGCAGTGAAATTTCCTTTGTTGATTACGATCTGGATCTTGTCCAGCGCGGCGGCGAGTGGATGGTTATAGATGAAGACGAATTTGCCGACAATGCGATTAAGTTCGGATATTCGGAGCAGCTGATGAAGCAGGTCAGGGAAGAGCTGGCCGGGCTGCAGACGCGTGTTGCGGAGCGGCAGTTTCCTTTTGACGGAACCATTGAACGGTTAATGGCCCGAATTCCGGACCAGCAAGCAAATGTTACAAATCCGACTGTATAA
- a CDS encoding XAC2610-related protein, with protein MMSKITAAFIAIGLLLAGCQSNNPNQADAETTSMPAPVSPATAEQTAEPIAFKEDPPDSAFDQIDSLIHQYQQKLVQAIDTNTFSEVEPYLAPGSSLYEAQSKLVADLYSRRITESLITSTIYGYTDIGNEIQIEVTERVKIDYPDKGARVQDFNWLYTAKQVDGKLKLSGLKEWTTYDQDMEQRSGAVKGDGYYAEMLFDNYPAILEKAIRTLDLTDIRRISGSDTVFEQQKKLISWFRRTGEDVTVTAKTVKEDPIRQYGMELNFVDGYKGTGTQMVYFQISEIREHNGFGGRAVIDYYSDREIDDAFAADPQAVIRYHYIRIHPDMPEYLLKIYGRAEGEHIEDQTYHANKIELYDGDRLLQSIPLETTDTWNGMSLGAEVEDMNFDGYLDLRIQSSIPAGPNTPYLYWLWNPETSLLEVNKELEEITAPEFDSSTQTIHSFNRDNAAEYSDVYYRYIEGSPVVVRSLIHKFDDDQVLWQVTINELINGKMQATGQYEEADE; from the coding sequence ATGATGTCTAAAATAACTGCAGCGTTTATTGCGATAGGCTTGTTGCTCGCAGGCTGCCAAAGCAATAATCCTAATCAGGCGGACGCTGAAACGACATCAATGCCGGCGCCGGTATCCCCGGCAACAGCTGAACAAACCGCTGAACCTATAGCATTTAAGGAAGATCCGCCGGATTCTGCTTTCGATCAAATCGACAGTTTGATTCATCAATATCAGCAGAAGCTGGTTCAGGCGATCGATACAAATACATTCTCCGAGGTGGAGCCCTATCTGGCTCCGGGCAGCAGTCTCTACGAAGCGCAGAGCAAGCTTGTTGCGGATCTGTATTCGCGTCGAATCACAGAAAGTCTGATTACCTCTACTATCTATGGCTATACGGACATAGGGAATGAAATTCAGATCGAGGTAACCGAGAGGGTGAAGATTGATTACCCGGACAAAGGGGCAAGAGTACAAGACTTCAATTGGCTCTATACCGCTAAGCAGGTGGACGGCAAGCTTAAGCTCAGCGGGCTTAAAGAATGGACGACTTACGACCAGGATATGGAGCAGAGGAGCGGTGCTGTAAAAGGGGACGGCTATTATGCGGAGATGCTCTTTGACAACTATCCGGCGATTCTCGAGAAAGCCATCCGTACGCTGGATTTAACGGATATTCGAAGAATATCCGGCAGCGATACCGTATTCGAACAGCAGAAAAAGCTGATCAGCTGGTTTCGCAGGACGGGTGAGGATGTTACCGTTACCGCCAAAACGGTTAAAGAAGATCCGATTCGACAATACGGCATGGAATTAAACTTCGTAGACGGCTATAAAGGTACCGGAACGCAAATGGTTTATTTTCAGATAAGTGAAATTCGTGAACATAACGGTTTTGGAGGCCGGGCTGTTATTGATTATTATTCCGATCGTGAGATTGATGATGCTTTTGCAGCAGATCCCCAAGCCGTTATTCGCTATCACTATATCCGCATTCATCCGGACATGCCGGAATATTTGCTGAAGATATACGGCCGTGCCGAGGGCGAGCATATTGAGGACCAAACTTATCATGCCAATAAAATAGAGCTGTACGATGGGGACCGCTTACTGCAATCGATTCCGCTAGAGACAACCGATACTTGGAATGGTATGAGTCTCGGAGCTGAGGTCGAAGACATGAATTTTGACGGTTATTTGGATCTTCGGATTCAATCGTCGATTCCAGCAGGGCCAAATACGCCTTATTTGTATTGGTTGTGGAATCCGGAAACATCATTGTTAGAGGTCAATAAGGAACTGGAGGAAATAACGGCACCGGAGTTTGATTCATCCACGCAAACCATTCATTCTTTTAATCGGGATAATGCTGCCGAGTATTCGGATGTTTACTATCGTTACATTGAGGGCTCGCCTGTAGTTGTCCGAAGCCTGATACACAAATTCGATGACGATCAAGTACTGTGGCAGGTTACCATCAACGAGCTAATTAACGGAAAAATGCAGGCGACAGGGCAATATGAGGAAGCGGATGAGTAA